In Magallana gigas chromosome 1, xbMagGiga1.1, whole genome shotgun sequence, the sequence taccaaaACATAACTAAAAAGGTATTCAGTAATACGTGATTAGATTTTAATACTACAGATATTGACCTCTATTGGCAATATCAAACTAGCTGTAGATTTACCTTTGTTGTTCGTCAAGAAGTAGATGGTAATTTGGTGGATGCTGTAGATACTGGTTAGGTTCACCCACCAGGTGGCAGTTTTTCTGCCCAACACTGACATGGCACATTGACCTCCATCAACACTTAGGTCAGATTTACGTCCGTCCACAGCGTTACTGGCGTCAAATCTGTCGTCACCTGGTGACAGAGGGTACTGCTGGTATGCTGATTTGTTGATGGCAACGTTAACTGTCATTACACAGCAGTCATGTATATaacatcaatattaaaatatttattcatgtaACATTTTCCCTATGAATgttatttaacaaacaaaataatctgTATTTGTACGAAGCATTTTAAATGAAGATTGTTTCATACCTCGTGGCAAGGCAGCCCAAGCCGACATCTTATGCTTTGAAGGTATTAAATACTATACTTTTTTCTATCTTAGATTAAACAGTTAAATGGaaagaatatttataaatgaaaagaaatttgaaaaaaatagtaGTATTATGTACTATAACACAGTGTTTAATTTTACTAAATGTATATAATCAATGCTATATGTACACTTCTCAGGATTTAGATTATATTTCTGTGTATGGTATAACACATTGCCTTTATTTTGTTCAGACAAATACAGTAGTACAGTAAAAACTATACTAAATAAGTGATGTTTCTTATATGATGAACAGGACCCCATTGGAAAGAAGCGTTCGACCTTGCATGGGTTATCCAGGTATCATATCGTATTTGTTTGTCGAACACCttgtgtttgaaataaaatatcatttaaatggGAAGGGAAGTCTAactcatgttttatttttattagtaaatgattttaaattatgaCATGTAgtcatgttgttttgaaaataaactacataATTAAGCTTCAATAATGATAATGTTTAGGTACACACGttaatctaaagaataaatgcatatatgcaTAACTATATGCGTTTTTATGAAACAAATGACAGATGTTAAGCACCtatcattcaaagttgaaaatagCCTCAAGCAAATTTTTATTCCAAGTCAAGATCTTTGCTAAGAAACCAGGTATGCTATAATTGTAATCGGGATATTTAAATGCTTCTCTAAAGTCGGAATTACCATACTAAAATAACGACGGCAGACATTTTCTACGATACTTGGCATCTACGCTAAGAGTCGTCCATCTCCGACACTAACCTCGCTTTAAAATTTCAACGAAAATGTTCCGTTTGACGTTGGTTTGTAATTGAGTGGAAAGACAAAGGTAAAAGAACGGTCTCAAGCcgaaattgtttcaaaatttccagaACTTGTCATTTAGAGCGACCACCATGCCCCATTGGTTTAGTAAGAGATCGACTTTCtcgatttatttattgttttaaggGTTCTTaatgttaataaatacattgaacaattatagtagatgataattaattgatttattgtacaacataattttatttccCTTCCCCTTTAATATTGAAACCTTGTATGTGCAATACGTATGTTTATATGTCTATCTATAAAACAAATAGTGTTCACATTAATAGTgcaaataatttatgaaattaaggaACAATATCAAGTTTAAAAACTGCAATATAATTGACCAACTTAAAAGTAATGTGAATAAGTCATCAAACATACAAACGTCTGTATATTTACTCTCGCTGACACATTTATCTAGTTTTCACCTTGAACACCTTGAACTTTTCCTTGTTTCGGTCAAAGTTAATCAATATCAAACAAGAAGATTAAGGGCAGCATTTCTTACCCAAGCTataaaaaccatttatttaattttatatgatttattaaaaaaacaaacaaacacatattgaaatcatttttaaaatccaatatAGAACTTAACAGTACGGGTATATTCTTTAATCTTTTTGTTCGTTTTCCATGTAATGGCTAATTTCCACTTGACCAACATGTTTTGAATAATAGACCACATGAGTTTCGATGCGTTTGGTCAGCTTTTACATTCTCCTTTTTAATTGGCAATTATTTGGTATCGACAGTCTCAAATCACAATTATCTAAATTTAAGAGCAGATTTTTTTGAAGTATTGGTACAAGAATTAGTTGACATAACAACTGGGTTTTTCGGCCATAGCTTTGGTGATAGGTAAACAGATGGTGATGCACCAGAGATTTTGTGATTTTGGATTCACTTACACATGTTGAATAACTCTTTATTGACGTTTCGGACCTGTGTCCATTGACATACATGATGTGTCGAGCTTTTATCCCACCCTAATCTAAAAAAGTGTTGCACATAGCACGTTTGCAGTGGTTCGTATACAGAATCGAGAGTTCTTGAGTTATCACGGCATATATAGAGATGACGGCTTTATTCTATTGAATAGAATCCCGGAtgagattaaagatttttttgagAAAGGGAATTCTTGTCATAAATATCTGAGAATTACTTATGACTTATCTCACACCAGTGTCAATTTCTTAGACACGACCACATACAAAGGAACATAATTCTCAATTAGCCAGCGATCAGACATTCGCTCATATACTAAACCTACTAACAGCTTCCAATACCTGCACAGACAAAGTGCTCATAACTAGATGGACAACAGTACTATTGCTAATGTGattgatttacattttttgcTTGTTGACAAATGATTGATTAATTTATTGTACAGCCATATACCTGCTCACCAATTGGGTGTCAGGTCGGTTGTTAAAATGcatgttcaattttaaataagCAATGACTACACCCGCCAGTTGGTGTTCAGCTGTTGTCTTTTATAATTGTACACGAATGTCGACAgttccatctttttttaaatttataaatgcagggaaatataaatgtttatgtCTTCGGTTTGTAGTCATTTTCATTATCAGTTAACGCCAGACACTACatagtaaaaataaatgaaatcaatCATAGCATAAATTAATTCAGATCGGATGATGAAATGACATCCAACCTTTTTAAGCATAGTTTGGATTGCTGGGTTATGACCCATGATTTAGGGACACTTGTGCGTTTCAATTgggtatttttttaagaaactgTCTAAATACTACCCCccaaaaaattgttcatttgcCATACTATTCTCAGAACTGAATGCATATTGACtcttaatttgttttaagaggtttttttttttttaaatacgttTGCACTTATTTTTTCCAAAACTCTTGTCACCTACCCTATTATTTCCAATTCTGGaaacattctttttttcattcaaaaaaacGTGAAGACAAAATGACCTCATGTAAATAGTGTTTGAAAGCCAAACAGTGCCTTATCTTCCATAGATATTTGATTTCGACTAAATTATAAATGTGAACGTTTCATAAGAttctaaaatgttaaaaaaaagcaggaaatatattttaaaactcaCAATATGCACTTGCGATTGCAAAAAATCCGGTATTAAAGCACAGCAAAATCATCCTGGAAAGCATCTATATTAAGTCAAACGGTATGGAACACCAAACGAAACAGGCAGAATATATATTCGGTAATATACCggaaatagataataaaaaaatacatgcatgttcaacaaattaagatttattataaaaaatcgGTGATCACTGCAAAAGtgcattaataaaaagaaatttggcTACATTATACAGATACAGTAACTTTGAtctattgttttgttttctgtacagcgtattttacaattaattgaaTGTGacattgatataattttacattaacTTTTGAGTAATATGTCATTCACTTACATCCCAATTCTTGAAAGGGAATATGAGTATGAAAAATAGGTAAGCTAGATGTGGAAGTCGAAAAAATAaacgtgagagagagagagagagagtagaaGAAATGTCAACATATATCCACGTTCGCCTTGGGATGAATACAGCCATGGTTCagcaattgttttcatattttagatCAGTATGTCTATTTGAATTGggtgcttgaaaaaaaaaatgggtcattatatgtattatttaggAAGAATACATATAATGACATATTTGTTGCAGCATTGATACCTTCTTTTATTAGTTATGTtgtacttttgtttatatagcttacattgtaaaaataagTTTATGGGAATATGTTTACCTTCTGTTCAGCATAAACTGAAAGcctcttttaattttattttcactttgaCTGAATAACACATATCTGGTATATACTATAAAGGGCATACTGCATGTTAAAGTATGTGATCCCTTTAATGTGATTGTTACTAATTTGCCtcgtttatatatacatgtacatgtatgtacatttggCAATGTACTTTGCGGGATACTTATGTTTTTTTAGCCTTTCGATTTGATTAACATATATGTGCATGgcaatttatgataaaattaatgaggtaatattcatttttttttttggttttattatCAACATATTACCACTACAAATTCGATTTGTGAAAGCTAAATCGGTtgcaatttgaaatttaaaaaaaacgcatCTGCATTTTCGTGTATTTTAATGTTTGCCTTGAGAACTAGATATGATTAATGATAATAGCATTACAAATGAACTCTTCAAACGGTTTGTTATCCAGTCCGAATCGCTGAAAAAAATGGGGAATGTGTCCTCAACCAGCAGATCATATTTACGCATTATTTTTTCGTTGCAGCTCAAAATCGCGAGTAATAGTCTATATGCAAATTGCATTTCACCACttacttttcatattttcttatgttatataatttctaagatatttttttttattttttttaaattgtaaatgtttgatatttatgtGCGACATGCACTGTGTTCTTTGATATGAGCGTGTTTGTGTGTGCGTGTTTGGGGTTGGgggtattgaatatttttttaaaaatctattccTGATCAGGATTTGgatcatttattcatttaagtgTATCGACGCAATGTTCTTTTTATGAAGGTAAATTTATCGTTATTATGCATTCGTGTGCTAGCGCCTCTAATTGAAATTAGATAACAATACCGtatataaggtttttttccGCGTGTATCCACTTTCCGCTTTGTTCGCGACGATTTGCGAATCGCAGAAAATAAatcagcgtaaatttgatacaaagttttgtttttatagtaGAGTGCTCTCTTTCCTGATAAAGTAAACAGGTAGGTAAAAGTACGGTGAACTATGTTCAGTTAGTTTAGTTAGAGGTACAAATTGCGGGATCGGAGAACAAGCGCCAGATAATAGATTTGTAAGCCtcgttgtttatttaataatctattgaaaacataattaaaaCGCTCGCTTTCCTTGCGTAAACCGATGTCTAATTATACCTGAGCTACTGGAATATGTAACGGTACATgatctatttatctatgactGTTCGCGtctctgaaaataattatcGGTAATCATTTCACACTAAGGAAATCGTGTATTTGGTTCATTGTCCGAAAGAGCGACTATTTAGATAATGTTCCGCTCTAACCTCACAAGTTTAAACAatagtaaattatattttcaatgtgactttgaaatagtgaaaatttgattcgcGTAAATTTTATTTACCGTTTTAGGCTCTGATTCGCGGAAAACACATAACGctgaaaaaacctgatatacggtatacGGTTTACATGAAAATCGATAACTTATTTGAATCATAAAAGGAATCAGATTGTAATGCGTGTCCAATGTATTAACATGTAAAAAGCGATTGAGATATACAGTTAAAACTCCTTTAGGTACTAATCATATCAGTAAAACTAAATACAAACactattttacattaaaataaagtatTGTCAATTTCAAACCCATTACTTTTCTGTGTCAcaatattataaacataaattcgcttacttgagatatataggtgtttagttttaatgcaaaaactcACAAGgacttgtaatatttttatttggtatattttatttttaatgagacTGCGCCTCAAGCGATCGCGAAAATTCCagcttggcactggcataattatccggcacagtaaTATAATGTTAAACCTTtcgtcaaaataaattaagaagTAAAacctttttgaaatatatactgaaattttatgtttttttattccGAGATGTAAGTTGCATTTATATGTAATTGTATCTTTACATGTTCGTAGACAAGGTTTTTTCTAGTTAAAACTCGTTTTTGTACTTATCAATGACGTTAGTTAAGCTgatcattgtattttttttagtttaaatttaGTACTAGCCTTATTAAAGTACATCTCTTTGATATCCCCAATAATAAAATGTAGACAtttaatttgaaacatttatttattttagttgttaaaacaaaaagaaatatataaagctGTATAAGGAACATGCTAATACAGGGAAGTTTAttagaaacaaaatataaaaacagaaaagaaaatatataaatgtaccaTTTTGTAACAGTGCCGTTTTCCTATGAGAGAATATCTAATTTCAACTTGGACATTACTAAGGATTTCATATGATTTGTAAATATTAAGCCGTATGTTTAAAGTGATTTATGActatatttctaaataaatacaGCACGCATAACCTTGTACGAGGAATACGGTTCCACAAGGAagtaaaaacatgtttaaagaaacgataatatttattttcatcataaagCAAATATACAGTTGGTACAAACCGAAATAAGTTTattaaagtatgttttttttttaatatctaaaaCGATGAACAGAACACTTTCTTCTCAATAACCTGTTGTTCTTCAAAgcatatacattttctttttatctacGTATATAAACAACTATTTTAATATAGACAAAGGTTCTGCATAACGTGGGGAGAgagaaaaagtgaaaaagaaagagATAGAGAAAGTGAGAGAAAATAatgatgtgttttgtttatttttcatcgtTTTATTTCCTGTATGTATTCTAAATACCTTCTCTTTAAGAAGtacaactttattttttttttatgtatttgctATTCTCTAACTGCTGCTGATACAGCAGCAGTTAGAGAATagcaaatacataaaaaaaacgcccattatacatgtaacttgtcTCTTTGTTAAAGTTTTTTCTTCTAATGTAATAAATACACAATGTATTTAGGTCTGCGTTGCATATAAAACACCCACTCTGTGTTTACTTATCATTCCATTCCGAGATTATTTATCTAACTAAGATGTAAAACCTGAAATACCCCTGAATATATAAGCAGAAATAAAAGCAATCTTAGAAAGTTCGACACATTGCGAGGCATTTGACAAACGTTTTTTGACAGTCAAATCAGATCCGTAGTTTATATCCATATTCACACTTGCAATTAGCCAAGTGTAACCatgttaataatatatttattgacaCAGAACATAGATATTTAGAATTCAAAAAATCTAAAGTTAATTgcctttttgaaaaatatatttgaagttAAGTTCAGTGCTGTATTTATTAAATACAACATAATCAGTTTTAActccacattttttttcttaaaaagctTTGCACCTTATTTACAgcctttatttttcattatatttagaAATGATTACGTAAATGGTGTAAATAATGCAGTCAATCTTCAGGATAATAAATATGTCGAGTAAACAAGATACTGGACAGTGCACCTTAACTGTTCTTGATTCTACTAATTACACcctaattattttttcatgctcTATACTTTGTTCAAACCAGATTAGACTATTTTACTTCTCCGTTTTATGCTTACATTGTTTATTCATATAGACGAACAgttgtgaacaaaatatgttaataGTTACCAATTGTTTAACTTCGAAGTATATATAACAATAGGTTGTGGGAAAAAAATGTTAGCTTTGACACACTGagttttaataaacaataagttgtaaaaatcaagAAACAGGTTAATTGCAAAGTTGTGAAGGCGGCAACCCACATTTTAATGACTTTGTGATAGTTCAGGCTCAGGAGACAATTGAAGAATGTCAGTATTGATTGTGTCCTTTGTCCATCACATACTTTTGTGGCTAGTTGAATGTACACAGGACACCAAATGTAGTTCACGCCAATAGAAGAACATATACCTTGCTTTTGATTAACACATTGCTGTCCCATAGTATTcgtttctaaagaaagttcgggtatattgttgttaccctgttccgtccgtccgtccgtctgtctgtccgtctgtccgtccgtctgccacgttttactttctcaaactgctcttacatcttataaaccagcaaactgaactcttggagtttgatttggggtatcatgttgttttgtaaaaagtttttagaaattctctgttagtcctgggggtcaaatgattggtaaaaaatgacgttttttcacaagaAACCTTTATCCTCGAAtccctcctacattttcaacagtagacaaatcatcttttggaatatgttttagggtatcctatagatgcgcaataaggtttcggaattttcaattttgtcctgggggtcatttaatggctaaaaaatgacgtttttttttttttaaaactggtttcaaaaacgttaTTTGTTTTGGCagaaatgatcttctagaatatgattgggggtgtcatattgaggcgtgatcaggttccagaattttttttttataaaggggatcagtgggcaacaaaacaTGAcgtttttttggccaaaaaaatatggttcccagaactcctcttacaacttttggagtagctacgtcatctcttgggatataattggggctgtcctatagatgtgcattaaggttttaaaaatttaaatttcatccagggagtcaaatagtagcagaaaattgacgtttatcactaaaaaaacaaacattgatccaagaactcctcttatgatataatggatagacaatcatatcttgggatatgataggggctGTTCTATatatgtgcagtaaggttttcaaaatttaaatttcatatagggagtcaaaaagtagcagaaaattgacgtttatcacttaaaaaaaaacatggatcctagaactccttttatgatttaatggatagacacatcatatcttgggatatgataggaactgttccatagatgtgcattacggttttgaaaaattaaatttaaccctgaggcccattacctaccggtacataccttttggtgccctttaaggatcaagaatatatatggttaaggggtggggatctcaaccgttttcgagatattcgtgcacttcttgttcaaggggggtcatgaccacccccggggcccatgacctatataccgtttgatgccctttgacacaaggaacaagaatatatatggtttaagggtggggatctcaactgtgtTGAAGATAtcaagggacttgctgtttgagggggtcaggaccacccacagggcccatgacctacataacatttgatgtcccctgacatcagaaacatgaatatatatggtttagaggtcatgattataacagtttctgagatatatggtaatttcaaattcctggggggacGGGAttaccccaggggtcagatctaaatAAACCCTATacattgccagtaacagccaatatatgattatgaagaCCCTAtgttattatctttgtccgttttcaagttaccatttacaatagagtctacgattcttcctagagggttcaatgttagaccccatacccttttgacacccccctcccctttgAAAAGttgttgtctaacccaaaatgagaaaaatcaaaccagggtgcacaactagatatgcaggcctatcatatcctagagttttgtaaattctgttcagccatctctgagaaacaagttcagaggaggaaagaagaaaaagaagatgaagaataataatacatgtattaagaaccgtacaaaaacaataagtctccaaatttcattcgggagacttaataataaagattaaatagagataggatcatcaaacatcaataatttaaagataatagacaatttctgattctaagggggtcaggatgaccccctagggtcatgacttacatgccataatgatttaatgcgcctgcatgacctaaggaggaataatatctttagATTAAGGttgggatctcaatggtttttatgatatttaataatttcaggaagagcacttgggatcatgacctacataccatcttaaatgccttgaacaaagaaacaataatataatatgtacatgatatatgattcaatttaagaacccagatatagatcaatcattgttttgtaatacttcctatgtatatatgtatacatgtacgtgtattagtttgtgttttgttctatactattcatgttcatgactgtagtatggcttagtcttattttaaattacattaaaaaattgtcaaatatgacttggaacccccactcccaaacaaactcaaatatcaactgttctctcccccccctcccttgtcgaatgatctattaaaatcaaaatataatttgggtgtctaaaaacttttataaactggtaaaacatgttattcaaaaaaaaaaatatattacattttgcataattgacaaatgatccattgagatatgatcagaggtcatatttctaccttgggatcaataagtagtattcattgtcaaattaaaattaataacaataaatgattcaaattataaatgttaatactccacattcaccccccccctccccccaatctaacctggttataaagattcagtcttcttaatacatgcttacatgtgtacagtagcaaattttaaacatttcttgattgctttttctctcgtgattcacaataacatttggaaattgcttaattcaatttttaagatttataaacaaaatgttatatgcatcacttccatgtgtattcgcctatttggggcaattgtaaagtttcctaaacaaagcagtaacatcattaggctaggatttacccacatggatcaaacacttctgtataacatatgaataagataaaatacattattatttctagttctaaaatgtcacaaagagcaaaaatgaattatatcgtttagggatgaggatctcagatctcagaagttaacaaaatatacagtgtatcatatcatttcctatttcataaaggcgggggggggggggggggagttaaAGACAAAACctggggtcattaatgtactttacaccatttgatgcatcataatgacattagaagatattttgtattttcctgtttcgtggggtcagaacagtcccaccaggtcatgacttacattgtatttgatgctttataatacattaagaaagaaataccccttccttcctattataactcatataaaaatgataagtgtctacacctacttacatgtaatacacaaatttaataagaaattgtttatacaatatgtcaatatgtgcatgcagtctgacaaatgacaaacaaaaataacttttgcaactaaaatgacagaaactttagaaatgcgataggataggtaacgatgataagcttatttaaatattaaaagatgatgatacagtatgctgtcaaagggagatcacatttagaaagtgaaagtagaacttatatatgtatgctggcatctcattatattgtgctactgctactacatgtattatgcttacctaaattggtcaacatcataatgataatccaattaaaacacaataatgaattcctttagctgatcttaactaatccttttttgcatacggaaaacacagacatgtatgtatgggtgttgctaaaacgcggaacggaaaacggaacggaaagcggaacggaatggaaaatatcatcacgtttatcgatGCTTAAGAAGGggatagactggccagaaacgatttactttgtatcttttatatatatctaatgaatgattatcaacatgttgttatgttattaatattcatatgaatgtctatcaattatagcattgtattcattcggctttagttgagtacggaaacaaaaaaatcaaatgtatacgaattgtgaaacattaacatgattaaacgagctaATTAGCTATacctttttacttatttttcttatatggtatttcTGGCATATCaacgtaacgtacgcagttagggaaagcgttttatgcgtgttttgagtatttttatatttcaaatatgatgtacatgaatatacttacatcaaaattgaattttcggtgttctagatgatcttttatcatacagacgatacattatcattgagatggaagaaaaaaaaaccgtaggactgacgacattaaaatttaaaatacagtaaacattaaaatacccggtaatttgtgaaaccagtatttttagcaatgcaattttgtttaagtttgcattactaagcagttgtttattccagcagctatatacatatgatctgaatagagagctctagacgtcgcctggtttgattttccgattatatattgggactatagtttgtcgatcccaaaatattcatgcagcacatttggacgatttataatggaaaatgttgacatcttttctccatttggaagtcactcagaagaccttgcacaatttttcaacactatcatccgggtctgttaaaatgAGAAACCCCGTagacctttttatttttagccgtgtatttataccagttGATAaactagagaggacgttttaaagaaaagaaagaataatgagaatgtttaatgcttctaaaagagaattgcttgaaccctgagatatatataaatatacagcaaaaagtgaatcgaggatattttgggacagaatatagtggtcagttaattttgagaaataaatattcttgaataaataatctaatattgctaatctttaaaaaaatattaaaaaggtacataaagtatatcgttttagcatgattaacaaatctatgaggtaaataacattagataatattttccgttttcccttccgttccgttttccgttctgcgttttagcaacacccatgtatatacacacgtgaacccatctaatcgaagagctgggtaaaactagtacccgctaatgagacatgcagacctgtgttgtgtacgtaacttcagacaaagatcattcatttgtaacatgcatgtatttttatgacctattcttcaaatccacttgcactattttattaggtaaataacagctttaaggtggtgcaggacacctgcatattgtgatgtacatgtatactttctattgagataaacaataaagtatattaaatattgattaaaataagtttacctaacattgaagggTTTACATTGattgagcgtttacatgtctgtaagagcattggggtccaatcggtatttttggtaattttacaattgatataaatgaattttcatggggagggggtctggacccctcattCCCACCCCATCTCTacatctgtgcacacgatgatgtttatgtaggcacacagaagcaaatctaaaaccggcaaccgccacagggagggggcataatttaatttttaattttgtttttaatatttatgtagaccattatactttctatgacatcacatgttaagattattgattaactgaaaattcactgcaaacagttatatcccaaattgcacataaagtgctgctcatgtcacgatgtgtattatcatatgggaagggatctcatcct encodes:
- the LOC136273760 gene encoding uncharacterized protein, yielding MLSRMILLCFNTGFFAIASAYFNVAINKSAYQQYPLSPGDDRFDASNAVDGRKSDLSVDGGQCAMSVLGRKTATWWVNLTSIYSIHQITIYFLTNNKDSAFWQSLNGGYFLGFSVYVSNTTDRSQGTLCFKDNTFTIKTIPPVFTTNCFVHGQYVIYYNERLPGVVYPDGYKSYVWIDLCEVEVYGELSI